Proteins from a genomic interval of Pseudomonas sp. RC10:
- a CDS encoding 2-oxoglutarate dehydrogenase E1 component, translating to MQESVMQRMWNSAHLSGGNAAYVEELYELYLHDPNAVPEEWRTYFQTLPAEGGTANDVSHSTVRDHFVLLGKNQRRAQPVSAGSVSSEHEKKQVEVLRLIQAFRMRGHQGAQLDPLGLWKRTAPADLSINHYGLTNADLDTTFRAGDLFIGKEEASLREIVEALQKTYCRTIGAEFTHIVDSNQRNWFMQRLESVRGRPAYSADIQSHLLERVTAAEGLEKYLGTKYPGTKRFGLEGGESLIPMLDELIQRSGSYGTKEIVIGMAHRGRLNVLVNTFGKNPRELFDEFEGKKKVELGSGDVKYHQGFSSNVMTTGGEVHLAMAFNPSHLEIVSPVVEGSVRARQDRRNDTTGEKVLPISIHGDAAFAGQGVVLETFQMSQTRGFKTGGTIHIVINNQVGFTISNQEDSRSTEYATDVAKMIQAPILHVNGDDPEAVLFVTQLAIDYRMQFKRDVVIDLVCYRRRGHNEADEPSGTQPLMYQQIAKQRTTRELYADALAAGGILAAEAAQTKVDEYRNALDNGMHVVKSLVKEPNKELFVDWRPYLGHAWTARHDTRFDLKTLQELSAKLMELPEGFVVQRQVQKIYEDRQKMQAGGLPINWGYAETMAYATLAFEGHPVRITGQDVGRGTFSHRHAVLHNQKDAATYVPLQNLYAGQPRFDLYDSFLSEEAVLAFEYGYSTTQPNALVIWEAQFGDFANGAQVVIDQFITSGEHKWGRLCGLTMLLPHGYEGQGPEHSSARLERYLQLCAEHNIQVCMPTTPAQIYHLLRRQVIRPLRKPLIVLTPKSLLRHKLAISTLEDLAEGSFQTVIPEIDTLDPAKVTRLVLCSGKVYYDLLEKRRAEGREDIAIVRIEQLYPFPEDDLMEAIAPYTNLTNVVWCQEEPMNQGAWYSSQHHLRRSIGNHNRNLVLEYAGRDASAAPACGYASMHAEQQEKLLQDAFTV from the coding sequence ATGCAAGAAAGCGTGATGCAGCGCATGTGGAACAGCGCCCACCTTTCCGGTGGTAACGCTGCCTATGTGGAAGAGCTCTATGAGCTTTACCTGCACGACCCTAACGCTGTGCCAGAAGAGTGGCGCACCTACTTTCAGACGCTGCCTGCAGAAGGTGGCACTGCCAACGATGTATCGCACTCTACGGTTCGCGATCATTTCGTGTTGCTGGGCAAAAACCAGCGCCGCGCCCAACCGGTCTCCGCCGGTAGCGTGAGCAGCGAGCACGAGAAGAAGCAAGTCGAAGTCCTGCGACTGATCCAGGCATTCCGTATGCGCGGCCATCAGGGTGCGCAACTCGATCCTCTGGGTTTGTGGAAGCGTACTGCGCCAGCTGACCTGTCGATCAACCATTACGGCTTGACCAACGCTGACCTCGATACCACCTTCCGTGCCGGCGACCTGTTCATCGGCAAGGAGGAGGCGAGCCTACGCGAAATCGTCGAAGCCTTGCAGAAGACATATTGCCGCACCATCGGTGCCGAGTTCACGCATATCGTGGATTCGAACCAGCGCAACTGGTTCATGCAGCGCCTCGAAAGCGTGCGTGGCCGTCCAGCATACTCCGCCGACATTCAGAGCCATCTGCTCGAGCGCGTCACCGCGGCTGAGGGGCTGGAAAAATACCTGGGCACCAAATACCCGGGCACCAAGCGTTTCGGTCTGGAAGGGGGCGAAAGCCTCATCCCGATGCTGGACGAACTGATCCAGCGTTCCGGTTCCTACGGCACCAAGGAAATCGTTATCGGCATGGCCCACCGTGGCCGTCTGAACGTGCTGGTCAACACCTTCGGCAAGAACCCGCGCGAGCTGTTCGACGAGTTCGAAGGCAAGAAGAAGGTCGAGCTGGGTTCCGGTGACGTGAAATACCACCAGGGCTTCTCGTCCAACGTGATGACCACCGGTGGCGAAGTTCACCTGGCCATGGCGTTCAACCCGTCTCACCTGGAGATCGTTTCTCCGGTGGTCGAGGGCTCCGTGCGCGCGCGTCAAGACCGCCGCAACGACACCACGGGTGAGAAGGTTCTGCCGATCTCCATCCACGGTGACGCTGCGTTCGCAGGCCAGGGCGTGGTACTCGAAACCTTCCAGATGTCGCAGACCCGCGGCTTCAAGACCGGTGGCACGATTCACATCGTGATCAACAACCAGGTCGGTTTCACCATCAGCAACCAGGAAGACTCGCGCTCCACCGAGTACGCGACCGACGTTGCCAAGATGATTCAGGCGCCGATTCTCCATGTGAATGGCGATGACCCTGAAGCCGTACTGTTTGTGACCCAGCTGGCCATCGACTACCGCATGCAGTTCAAGCGTGACGTGGTGATCGACCTGGTCTGCTACCGTCGTCGCGGTCACAACGAAGCGGATGAGCCAAGCGGCACCCAGCCACTGATGTACCAGCAGATCGCCAAGCAGCGCACCACCCGTGAGCTGTATGCCGATGCACTGGCTGCCGGCGGCATCCTTGCGGCCGAAGCGGCTCAGACCAAGGTCGACGAGTACCGCAACGCGCTGGACAACGGCATGCACGTTGTGAAGAGCCTGGTCAAAGAGCCTAACAAGGAACTGTTCGTCGATTGGCGTCCATACCTGGGCCACGCCTGGACCGCACGTCACGACACCCGTTTCGACCTGAAGACCCTGCAGGAACTGTCGGCCAAGCTGATGGAACTGCCGGAAGGCTTCGTGGTTCAGCGTCAGGTCCAGAAGATCTACGAAGACCGCCAGAAGATGCAAGCCGGTGGCCTGCCGATCAACTGGGGTTATGCCGAAACCATGGCCTACGCCACGCTGGCGTTTGAAGGTCACCCGGTGCGTATCACCGGTCAGGACGTCGGTCGCGGTACGTTCTCGCACCGTCACGCCGTGCTGCACAACCAGAAAGACGCCGCTACCTACGTGCCTCTGCAGAACCTGTATGCCGGTCAGCCTCGCTTTGACCTGTACGACTCGTTCCTGTCGGAAGAAGCGGTACTGGCATTCGAGTACGGCTACTCGACCACCCAGCCAAATGCGCTGGTGATCTGGGAAGCCCAGTTCGGTGACTTCGCCAACGGTGCACAGGTCGTGATCGACCAGTTCATCACCAGCGGCGAGCACAAGTGGGGCCGTCTGTGCGGTCTGACCATGCTGTTGCCTCACGGCTACGAAGGTCAGGGTCCGGAGCACTCTTCGGCACGTCTGGAGCGTTACCTGCAGCTGTGCGCCGAGCACAACATTCAGGTGTGCATGCCGACCACCCCGGCCCAGATCTACCACCTGTTGCGCCGTCAGGTGATTCGTCCGCTGCGCAAACCGCTGATCGTGCTGACGCCGAAGTCGCTGCTGCGCCACAAGCTGGCCATTTCGACCCTTGAGGATCTCGCCGAAGGTTCGTTCCAGACGGTTATCCCGGAAATCGACACCCTCGATCCGGCCAAAGTGACTCGCCTGGTTCTGTGCAGTGGCAAGGTCTACTACGACCTGCTGGAAAAACGCCGTGCCGAAGGCCGCGAAGATATCGCCATCGTGCGTATCGAGCAGCTCTACCCGTTCCCGGAAGACGACCTGATGGAGGCCATTGCGCCTTACACCAACCTGACCAACGTGGTCTGGTGTCAGGAAGAGCCGATGAACCAGGGCGCCTGGTACAGCAGCCAGCATCACTTGCGCCGCAGCATTGGCAACCACAACCGCAACCTCGTTCTTGAGTATGCCGGTCGTGATGCTTCTGCCGCGCCTGCTTGTGGCTACGCTTCGATGCACGCCGAACAGCAGGAAAAACTGCTGCAAGACGCGTTCACTGTTTAA
- a CDS encoding succinate dehydrogenase iron-sulfur subunit: MLKVEVYRYNPDSDSAPKTQVFDVDTGGKDLMVLDVLALIKEQDEGFSYRRSCREGVCGSDGMNINGKNGLACITPLSSVVKNNKLVVRPLPGLPVIRDLVVDMSIFYKQYEKVKPFLQNDTPAPAIERLQSPEEREKLDGLYECILCACCSTSCPSFWWNPDKFLGPAALLQAYRFLADSRDTKTQERLASLDDPFSVFRCRGIMNCVNVCPKGLNPTKAIGHVRSMLLTSGI; this comes from the coding sequence ATGTTGAAAGTCGAAGTTTATCGTTACAACCCCGACAGCGACTCGGCGCCTAAAACCCAGGTGTTCGACGTCGATACCGGTGGCAAAGACCTGATGGTGCTGGACGTACTGGCACTGATCAAAGAGCAGGACGAAGGTTTCTCGTACCGTCGTTCCTGCCGTGAAGGTGTTTGCGGTTCCGACGGCATGAACATCAACGGCAAGAACGGCCTGGCGTGCATCACGCCGCTGTCTTCCGTGGTGAAAAACAACAAGCTGGTGGTGCGTCCGCTCCCTGGTTTGCCGGTCATTCGTGACCTGGTCGTCGACATGAGCATCTTCTACAAGCAGTACGAGAAGGTGAAGCCATTCCTGCAGAACGACACGCCGGCTCCGGCCATCGAGCGTCTGCAGTCGCCTGAAGAGCGTGAGAAGCTGGACGGTCTGTACGAGTGCATCCTCTGCGCTTGCTGCTCGACTTCCTGCCCTTCGTTCTGGTGGAACCCCGACAAGTTCCTCGGTCCAGCTGCACTGCTGCAAGCCTATCGTTTCCTGGCTGACAGCCGTGACACCAAGACCCAGGAGCGCCTCGCATCGCTGGACGATCCGTTCAGCGTATTCCGTTGCCGCGGAATCATGAACTGCGTAAACGTTTGCCCGAAAGGCCTGAATCCAACCAAGGCTATCGGTCACGTACGCAGCATGCTTCTTACCAGCGGTATCTGA
- the sdhA gene encoding succinate dehydrogenase flavoprotein subunit — protein MANINTLSFDAIIIGGGGAGMRAALQLAQGGHKTAVVTKVFPTRSHTVSAQGGITCAIASADPNDDWRWHMYDTVKGSDYIGDQDAIEYMCQEGPAAVYELDHMGMPFSRTEQGRIYQRPFGGQSKDFGKGGQAARTCAASDRTGHALLHTLYQGNLKAGTTFLNEYYAVDLVKNAEGAFVGVIAICIETGETMYIKAKATVLATGGAGRIYASTTNALINTGDGIGMALRAGVPVQDIEMWQFHPTGIAGAGVLVTEGCRGEGGYLINKHGERFMERYAPNAKDLAGRDVVARSMVKEIIAGNGCGPNGDHVMLKLDHLGEEVLHSRLPGICELSKTFAHVDPVVAPVPVVPTCHYMMGGVATNIHGQAMTMDAEGKDTIIPGLFAVGEVACVSVHGANRLGGNSLLDLVVFGRAAGLHLEKALTDGIEYDEATQADIDLALSRLNALNERTDGEDVATLRRELQSCMQNYFGVFRTGEYMKKGIEQLADLRARIANVKINDKSQGFNTARIEALELQNLLEVAEATAIAADTRTESRGAHAREDFEDRDDVNWLCHTLYYPGEKRVAKRAVNFAPKTVPAFEPKVRTY, from the coding sequence ATGGCTAACATCAATACACTTTCATTCGACGCCATCATCATTGGTGGCGGCGGTGCGGGCATGCGCGCTGCGTTGCAGTTGGCGCAGGGTGGTCACAAGACCGCTGTCGTCACCAAGGTCTTCCCGACCCGCTCCCACACCGTATCCGCACAGGGTGGCATCACCTGCGCCATCGCCTCGGCCGACCCGAACGATGACTGGCGCTGGCACATGTACGACACCGTCAAGGGTTCCGACTACATCGGTGACCAGGACGCGATCGAATACATGTGTCAGGAAGGTCCGGCAGCCGTTTACGAGCTGGACCACATGGGTATGCCGTTCTCGCGTACCGAACAGGGTCGTATCTACCAGCGCCCGTTCGGTGGTCAGTCGAAGGACTTCGGCAAGGGCGGCCAGGCTGCTCGTACCTGCGCAGCGTCCGACCGTACCGGTCACGCACTGCTGCACACCCTGTACCAGGGCAACCTGAAAGCCGGCACCACGTTCCTGAACGAGTACTACGCTGTAGACCTCGTGAAGAACGCTGAAGGCGCATTCGTCGGCGTGATCGCCATCTGCATCGAAACCGGCGAAACCATGTACATCAAGGCCAAGGCCACTGTACTGGCCACCGGCGGCGCGGGTCGTATCTACGCGTCCACCACCAACGCCCTGATCAACACCGGTGACGGTATCGGCATGGCGCTGCGTGCAGGCGTTCCGGTTCAGGACATCGAGATGTGGCAGTTCCACCCGACTGGCATCGCCGGCGCAGGTGTACTGGTCACCGAAGGTTGCCGTGGTGAAGGCGGTTACCTGATCAACAAGCACGGCGAGCGTTTCATGGAGCGCTACGCGCCTAACGCCAAGGACCTTGCAGGTCGTGACGTTGTGGCCCGTTCGATGGTTAAAGAAATCATCGCTGGCAACGGTTGCGGTCCTAATGGCGACCACGTGATGTTGAAGCTGGACCACCTGGGTGAGGAAGTGCTGCACAGCCGCCTCCCAGGTATCTGTGAGCTGTCCAAGACTTTCGCGCACGTTGACCCGGTTGTCGCGCCAGTCCCCGTCGTTCCAACCTGCCACTACATGATGGGCGGCGTTGCCACCAACATTCATGGTCAGGCCATGACCATGGACGCCGAAGGCAAGGACACGATCATCCCTGGTCTGTTCGCCGTAGGTGAAGTGGCGTGCGTATCGGTTCACGGTGCCAACCGTCTGGGCGGCAACTCGCTGCTCGACCTGGTCGTGTTCGGCCGCGCTGCTGGCCTGCACCTTGAAAAAGCGCTGACCGACGGCATTGAGTACGATGAAGCGACCCAGGCCGATATCGACCTCGCGCTGAGCCGTCTGAATGCACTGAACGAGCGCACCGATGGCGAAGACGTCGCTACCCTGCGTCGCGAGCTGCAAAGCTGCATGCAGAACTACTTCGGTGTATTCCGTACCGGCGAATACATGAAGAAGGGCATCGAGCAACTGGCTGATCTGCGTGCGCGCATCGCCAACGTCAAGATCAACGACAAATCCCAGGGCTTCAACACCGCGCGTATCGAAGCGCTGGAGTTGCAGAACCTGCTGGAAGTCGCTGAAGCCACGGCAATCGCTGCCGACACGCGTACCGAATCCCGCGGCGCTCACGCCCGTGAAGACTTCGAAGACCGTGATGACGTCAACTGGCTGTGCCACACCCTGTACTACCCGGGTGAAAAGCGGGTTGCCAAACGTGCAGTCAACTTTGCGCCGAAGACCGTTCCGGCGTTCGAACCAAAAGTACGGACTTACTAA
- the sdhD gene encoding succinate dehydrogenase, hydrophobic membrane anchor protein produces the protein MVTSVTNLSRSGLYDWMAQRVSAVVLAAYFIFLIGYLVAHPGIDYATWHGLFSHNGMRIFSLLALVALGAHAWVGMWTIATDYLTPMSFGKSALTVRFLFQAVCGVVMFAYFVWGVQILWGI, from the coding sequence ATGGTAACCAGCGTTACGAACCTGTCTCGTTCGGGCCTCTATGACTGGATGGCGCAACGCGTCTCCGCTGTAGTGCTCGCGGCTTATTTCATTTTCCTGATCGGATACCTGGTCGCGCACCCTGGCATCGACTATGCCACGTGGCACGGTCTGTTCTCCCATAACGGAATGCGCATTTTCAGTCTGCTGGCCCTGGTTGCCCTGGGCGCTCACGCCTGGGTCGGCATGTGGACCATCGCGACCGACTACCTGACTCCCATGAGTTTCGGCAAGTCCGCGTTGACCGTGCGTTTCCTGTTCCAGGCGGTATGCGGCGTCGTGATGTTCGCGTACTTCGTCTGGGGTGTGCAGATTCTTTGGGGTATCTGA
- the sdhC gene encoding succinate dehydrogenase, cytochrome b556 subunit, with product MKSQRPVNLDLRTIKLPITAITSILHRISGIILFIGLVFMLYALSKSLGSEEGFADMKATLTSPLAKFIAWGLLSALLYHLVAGVRHLIMDTGVGETLEGGKLGSKIVIAISVVLIVLAGVWIW from the coding sequence GTGAAAAGCCAACGACCTGTAAACCTAGACCTAAGGACCATCAAACTCCCCATCACTGCGATCACGTCGATCCTTCACCGCATCTCCGGCATCATCCTCTTCATCGGCCTTGTCTTCATGCTCTACGCATTGAGCAAGTCGCTGGGTTCTGAAGAAGGCTTTGCCGACATGAAGGCGACCTTGACCAGCCCTCTGGCCAAGTTCATCGCATGGGGGCTTCTGTCCGCCCTGCTGTATCACCTTGTGGCAGGTGTTCGTCACCTGATCATGGACACGGGTGTCGGTGAGACGCTGGAAGGCGGCAAGCTGGGCTCGAAAATCGTCATCGCCATCTCCGTGGTGCTGATCGTTCTGGCGGGAGTTTGGATATGGTAA
- the gltA gene encoding citrate synthase, with protein MADKKAQLIIEGAAPVELPILTGTVGPDVIDVRGLTATGRFTFDPGFMSTASCESKITYIDGDNGILLHRGYPIEQLAEQSDYLETCYLLLNGELPTAEQKAQFVVTVKNHTMVHEQLKTFFNGFRRDAHPMAVMCGVVGALSAFYHDSLDINNPQHREISAIRLVAKMPTLAAMVYKYSMGQPMMYPRNDLSYAENFLHMMFNTPCEIKPISPTLAKAMDRIFILHADHEQNASTSTVRMAGSSGANPFACIAAGIAALWGPAHGGANEAVLTMLDEIGDVSNIDKFIAKAKDKNDPFKLMGFGHRVYKNRDPRATVMKQTCDEVLRELGITNDPQLELAMRLEEIALTDPYFIERSLYPNVDFYSGIILKAIGIPTSMFTVIFALARTVGWISHWKEMLSSPYKIGRPRQLYTGEVSRDIVALADRK; from the coding sequence ATGGCTGACAAAAAAGCGCAGTTGATCATCGAGGGCGCAGCCCCCGTCGAGCTGCCCATTCTGACCGGCACCGTTGGTCCCGATGTAATCGACGTACGCGGCCTGACCGCCACCGGACGCTTCACATTCGACCCAGGCTTCATGTCGACCGCCTCATGCGAATCCAAGATCACCTATATCGACGGTGATAACGGCATTCTGCTGCATCGTGGCTACCCGATCGAGCAGTTGGCCGAACAGTCGGACTACCTGGAAACCTGCTACCTGCTGCTGAACGGCGAACTGCCAACCGCCGAGCAAAAGGCCCAATTCGTCGTCACCGTGAAGAATCACACCATGGTGCACGAACAGCTGAAAACCTTCTTCAACGGTTTCCGTCGCGACGCTCACCCGATGGCTGTCATGTGTGGTGTAGTCGGCGCCCTCTCGGCGTTCTACCACGACTCGCTGGACATCAATAACCCGCAGCACCGCGAAATTTCCGCAATCCGCCTGGTCGCCAAGATGCCGACCTTGGCCGCAATGGTCTACAAGTACTCCATGGGTCAACCCATGATGTACCCGCGCAATGACCTGAGCTACGCGGAAAACTTCCTGCACATGATGTTCAACACGCCGTGCGAGATCAAACCGATCAGCCCGACGCTGGCGAAGGCCATGGACCGGATTTTCATCCTCCATGCCGACCACGAACAGAACGCTTCGACCTCCACCGTCCGCATGGCCGGCTCCTCGGGCGCCAACCCGTTCGCCTGTATCGCTGCCGGTATCGCTGCATTGTGGGGCCCTGCCCACGGCGGCGCCAACGAAGCCGTGCTGACCATGCTCGATGAAATCGGCGATGTCTCGAACATCGACAAATTCATCGCCAAGGCCAAGGACAAGAACGATCCGTTCAAGCTGATGGGCTTCGGTCACCGCGTTTACAAGAACCGCGACCCGCGCGCCACCGTGATGAAACAGACCTGCGACGAAGTTCTGCGCGAGCTGGGCATCACCAACGACCCGCAGTTGGAACTGGCCATGCGCCTCGAAGAGATCGCCCTGACCGATCCGTACTTCATCGAGCGCTCGCTGTACCCGAACGTCGACTTCTACTCAGGCATCATCCTGAAAGCGATCGGCATTCCGACCAGCATGTTCACCGTGATCTTCGCCTTGGCACGCACCGTCGGCTGGATCTCGCACTGGAAAGAAATGCTCTCCAGCCCGTACAAGATTGGCCGTCCACGCCAGCTGTACACCGGCGAAGTCTCCCGCGACATCGTTGCCCTGGCCGACCGCAAGTAA
- a CDS encoding START domain-containing protein produces the protein MGSLYRIALGLGMTVLVAGMAQAEDWKVAKQEDGIKVSLSDVPGSQYKAYQGIATIKASVAKLRSLQEDVAGACAWVHECKSQKILKHEGDKTWTYTQFNTPWPVTPRDSVLQITTVEGADGSLTRNLLGQPNYIPEEKGFVRVTQVEGYWKLVPKGPNETEVTYQVHTEPGGSVPSWLANKFVVDAPFNTLKALRERAAK, from the coding sequence ATGGGTTCGCTGTACCGGATCGCGCTCGGACTTGGAATGACTGTACTGGTGGCGGGCATGGCCCAGGCCGAAGACTGGAAAGTCGCCAAGCAAGAGGACGGCATCAAAGTGTCGCTCAGTGATGTCCCAGGCTCGCAGTACAAGGCCTATCAGGGCATCGCCACTATAAAGGCGAGTGTGGCGAAGCTGCGCAGTCTTCAGGAGGACGTCGCCGGTGCCTGTGCATGGGTGCATGAGTGCAAGTCGCAGAAAATCCTCAAGCACGAAGGCGACAAGACCTGGACCTACACACAGTTCAACACGCCGTGGCCCGTGACCCCTCGGGATTCGGTGTTGCAGATCACCACGGTCGAAGGTGCCGATGGCAGCCTGACGCGCAACTTGCTGGGTCAACCCAACTACATCCCGGAAGAAAAAGGTTTCGTGCGGGTTACCCAGGTCGAGGGTTACTGGAAGCTGGTGCCTAAAGGCCCGAATGAGACAGAGGTGACGTATCAAGTCCACACCGAACCCGGTGGCAGCGTACCGTCGTGGCTGGCCAACAAATTTGTCGTGGACGCGCCGTTCAATACGCTGAAAGCGCTGCGTGAGCGGGCTGCGAAGTGA
- a CDS encoding YkgJ family cysteine cluster protein produces the protein MECRPGCGACCVAPSISSPIPGMPNGKPAGERCVQLSTDLLCLIFGHPERPAVCSQFSADPDVCGSDSEEAVRLIGWWEQATSVA, from the coding sequence ATGGAATGCCGTCCGGGCTGCGGTGCTTGTTGCGTCGCGCCTTCAATCTCGTCGCCGATTCCTGGCATGCCCAATGGCAAGCCAGCGGGGGAGCGCTGTGTGCAGCTCTCTACCGACCTGCTGTGCCTGATATTCGGCCACCCTGAACGCCCTGCAGTCTGCAGCCAGTTTTCGGCGGACCCGGACGTCTGCGGCAGCGATTCTGAGGAGGCGGTGCGATTGATTGGCTGGTGGGAGCAGGCCACTTCGGTCGCCTGA
- a CDS encoding translation initiation factor 2, with translation MKSLRCIGLLLVVLVSACDADKPPAPPPKVAVQTPAAPDVPAHPAPVSVAAAVDADKAPDAKAATAPTPIHELKPNVGVVPVVAASKSDGARSEAAAKVTTPAKAAAVEQKSPSANAKSAKVKADNAEVANRAPVASKSKSPAQVVKETRLPKAALDLSLPPDMVKQLAPPPGVITAANKPKAPNGGAKPLLPKMFPDANSDPDFQLQGRLLSNEMQLQLRNESRKEVEGAALDFKFKQ, from the coding sequence ATGAAATCACTGCGTTGTATCGGTTTGCTGCTGGTGGTGTTGGTCAGTGCCTGTGACGCTGATAAACCCCCCGCGCCTCCCCCGAAAGTTGCCGTTCAAACCCCTGCAGCGCCTGACGTCCCGGCGCATCCTGCGCCTGTGTCGGTTGCAGCGGCTGTTGATGCAGACAAAGCGCCTGATGCCAAGGCAGCGACGGCTCCGACGCCGATTCATGAGTTGAAACCGAATGTGGGCGTCGTGCCTGTCGTGGCGGCGAGCAAATCGGATGGCGCCCGCTCGGAAGCCGCGGCGAAAGTCACCACGCCCGCCAAGGCCGCCGCGGTCGAACAGAAGTCTCCCAGCGCGAATGCCAAATCCGCCAAGGTTAAAGCGGATAACGCCGAGGTGGCTAACCGTGCGCCGGTGGCGAGCAAGAGCAAATCGCCAGCGCAAGTGGTCAAAGAGACGCGTCTGCCCAAGGCTGCCCTGGACTTGAGTTTGCCGCCCGATATGGTCAAGCAGCTCGCGCCGCCTCCCGGCGTGATCACGGCGGCCAATAAGCCCAAAGCCCCGAACGGCGGGGCCAAGCCGCTGCTGCCCAAGATGTTTCCTGACGCCAACAGCGATCCTGATTTTCAGCTTCAGGGGCGTCTCCTGAGCAATGAAATGCAGCTTCAATTGCGCAATGAATCGCGCAAGGAAGTGGAAGGCGCGGCCCTGGATTTCAAATTCAAGCAATGA
- a CDS encoding PLP-dependent aminotransferase family protein, translating into MTNLLLYQRIAQQLAEDIRRGVYQPGERVPSVRKMSSQLNVSHATVLQAYANLEDQGLIRARPQSGYYVHQTPALTAPTPDIARVERPGLVTRASIIQQVLVEARREGVFAFGAAVPHIDYLPLRALHQQLAKVTRFQSPRAFNYMFSPGFEPLRRQVAIRMRDAGVVVDPSEVVITHGCVDALQMSLRVLTSPGDLIAAESPTYYGLLQLADLLGLKVIEIPSDPNTGISLEALQLAANQWSIKALVMTSRLSNPLGSTMPEERQKHLLRLASDFDIQVIEDDIYGELMYEQNKTKALKAFDRLGRVIYCSSFSKTLSPGVRIGWIIAGKYQAEIQRLQTFSTHSACSVTQMAVASYLENGGYDRHLRYIRQEHRKNLSAFQLAVQQMFPEGTQISRPAGGFILWISLPGRVNTQELHVRALEQGISIAPGLIFSNTEQFNHCIRLNCGLPWNREAERALMTVGMLAKQLCEDTGQAW; encoded by the coding sequence ATGACCAATCTCCTGCTGTATCAACGCATCGCTCAGCAGTTGGCTGAAGACATTCGGCGGGGCGTTTATCAGCCCGGCGAGCGCGTACCCTCCGTTCGTAAGATGAGTTCGCAGCTCAATGTCAGCCATGCAACCGTGTTGCAGGCCTACGCGAATCTTGAAGATCAGGGGCTGATTCGTGCCCGTCCCCAATCCGGTTATTACGTTCACCAGACCCCCGCGCTGACGGCGCCGACGCCTGACATTGCGCGGGTTGAGCGGCCCGGGCTGGTCACGCGCGCCAGCATCATCCAACAGGTGCTGGTGGAGGCGCGCCGCGAAGGCGTGTTCGCCTTTGGCGCGGCAGTGCCGCACATTGATTACTTGCCGTTACGGGCGTTGCATCAGCAACTGGCGAAAGTCACGCGTTTCCAAAGCCCTCGCGCGTTCAATTACATGTTCAGCCCCGGTTTCGAGCCGCTGCGGCGTCAGGTGGCGATTCGCATGCGCGATGCGGGCGTGGTCGTCGACCCGTCGGAAGTGGTGATCACCCACGGCTGTGTCGATGCGCTGCAAATGTCATTGCGGGTGCTGACGAGCCCTGGTGATCTGATCGCCGCAGAATCGCCCACCTATTACGGGCTGCTTCAACTGGCGGATTTGCTGGGTTTGAAGGTTATCGAGATTCCCAGTGACCCGAATACAGGGATCAGCCTGGAAGCGTTGCAACTCGCGGCCAACCAGTGGTCGATCAAGGCGCTCGTGATGACCTCGCGGCTGAGCAACCCGCTTGGCAGTACGATGCCCGAAGAGCGGCAGAAACACCTGTTGCGACTGGCGTCGGACTTCGACATTCAGGTCATTGAAGACGACATCTACGGCGAGTTGATGTACGAGCAAAACAAAACCAAAGCGCTGAAAGCGTTCGACCGGTTGGGTCGGGTCATTTATTGCTCCAGTTTTTCCAAGACATTATCGCCGGGTGTGCGGATCGGCTGGATAATTGCCGGCAAATATCAGGCGGAAATTCAGCGATTGCAGACTTTCAGCACTCATTCCGCGTGCAGCGTGACGCAGATGGCCGTGGCGTCCTACCTCGAAAATGGTGGTTACGATCGTCATTTGCGCTACATCCGTCAGGAGCATCGGAAAAATCTGAGCGCGTTTCAGCTTGCCGTACAGCAGATGTTTCCTGAGGGCACCCAGATCAGTCGGCCCGCCGGGGGCTTTATCCTGTGGATCAGCCTGCCGGGGCGGGTGAACACGCAAGAATTGCACGTCCGTGCGCTGGAGCAGGGGATCAGCATCGCGCCAGGCTTGATCTTCAGCAACACGGAGCAGTTCAACCACTGCATTCGTCTGAACTGTGGCCTGCCGTGGAATCGTGAAGCGGAGAGGGCGCTCATGACGGTGGGAATGCTTGCCAAGCAGTTGTGCGAGGACACCGGTCAGGCCTGGTGA